AGCAACTCGGTAACGCGCTTGCCGCGTTCGATCTGCTTACGGGTGATCTCGTCGAGGTCAGAGGCAAACTGCGCAAAGGCTGCCAGCTCGCGGTACTGCGCAAGGTCAAGACGAATGCCACCACCCAGCTTCTTGATCACCTTCGTCTGCGCCGCACCACCTACGCGCGACACCGACAGGCCGGCGTTGATGGCCGGTCGAATACCAGAATTGAAGAGATCAGACTCCAGGTAGATCTGGCCATCGGTAATGGAGATCACATTGGTCGGCACGAAGGCGGACACGTCGCCCGCCTGCGTCTCGATGATCGGCAGCGCCGTCAGTGAGCCGGTCTTGCCCTGTACCGCCCCATTGGTCTTGCTCGCGACAAAGTCCGCGTTGACCCGCGCGGCCCGCTCCAACAAACGGGAGTGCAGGTAGAACACATCGCCAGGATAGGCCTCGCGACCTGGAGGACGACGCAACAACAGGGAGATTTGCCGATACGCCCAGGCCTGCTTGCTGAGATCATCATAGATGATCAGTGCGTCCATGCCGCGATCCCGGAAATACTCTCCCATCGTGCAACCGGCATACGGCGCAAGATACTGCATAGCGGCAGAATCCGATGCGTTGGCCGAGACCACGGTGGTGTATTCCATCGCCCCATATTCTTCGAGCTTGCGGACCACACTCGCGACGGTCGACGCCTTCTGGCCGACGGCAACATAGATGCAGTAGACGTTTTGGCCCTTCTGGTTCAGGATGGCGTCAACGGCCACTGCGGTCTTGCCCGTCTGGCGATCGCCAATGATCAATTCCCGCTGACCGCGACCAATGGGAACCATCGCATCAATGGCCTTGACACCAGTCTGCATCGGCTCGTCGACACTCTGGCGATCAATCACCCCAGGGGCAATCTTCTCGAGCACGTCGTAGGCTTCTGCTTCGATTGGGCCCTTACCATCAAGTGCCTGACCGAGGGAATTCACCACCCGACCCAGCAGACTTTTGCCGATGGGAACCTGCATCACCTTGCCAGTGCATTTGACAACGTCGCCCTCTTCCAGGCCAGAGAACTCGCCCAGGACCACCGCGCCGACGTTATCGCGCTCCAAGTTCAACGCCAAGCCGTACTTGCCCCCCGGCAATTCCAGCATTTCTCCATACATCACGTCTTCCAGGCCATGGATACGGAGGATACCGTCGCTCAGGCTGGTGATCGTTCCCTGCGAGCGGGTTTCTACCCGCCCCTCGAAACCCGCTATCCGCGCGCGGATCAGGTCACTGATTTCCGAAGGATTCAGTTGTTGCATGCCATTCCCTCAATTCAATTGCGAAGATTTTGCGCCAGCTGTTCCAGCTGACCGCGCACGGAAGCATCAATGGACTCGTCACCCGCTCGGATCACCACTCCACCCAGCAGATCTGGATCCAGGGATTCCCGCAGCGTTACCTGCATCCCAGGGTGGCGACGCTCCATCGCGCTGGTTACGGCCGCCTTTTGCCCAGCATCCAGGGCGTAGGCGCTGATGACCAGCACGTCGAGTTCGCCCTTGGCGCGTCGCAGGGCAGCGCGAAACAGGTCGGCGATCTCGGTCGCGAGAGGCCAGCGTTCGTTGTCGATCAGAAGCTGTACGAATCGGCGCCAGCCCTCTGCGTCTACACTGACCGGGATTCCCGCGAGGAAGGCAACCTTGTCTGCATCGGCGCGCTCCGGATCAGACAGGAATGCACGCGCATCCTTGTCCTGCACCCAAGAGGCAAGCGCCTGCAAGGCATCATCCCAAGCGTTGGTGGCAGCCCCCACCGCCGCCATCTCGAACAGGGCTTCGGCATAGGGGCGCGCCAAGGTGTTGAAATCGGACATCGCCGCCTCCGTCAGAGCTGAGCAACCAGACGATCAACAATATCGCGATGGTTGTCGGCGTTGATTTCCCGGTGCAGGATTTGCTGCGATCCGTCAATGACCAAACGCACCACTTCACCACGCAGCTGCTCACGCGCCCGATTCTCTTCCACGTCGATCTCGGCCCGCGCCGCAGCGATGATGCGATCTGCCTCCTCGCGCGCCTTCACCTGTGCTTCTTCGCGCATTTCAATGCCGCGGCGCTCGGCCATGGCAATGATTTCTCCCGCCTTCTCCTTCGCCTCGCGCAGGATCTCAGCGGCGCGCTTCTGCGCCAGATCAAGTTCTTGCTGACCGCGCTCGGCGGCCGCCAAACCATCGGCGATCTTGGTCGACCGGTCTTCCATCACCCGGCGCAACGGACCGTAAAGATACTTGTAGAGCAAGATCACCAGGATCACAAAAGTGATCAGCTGGATGATCAGCGTCCCATTGATACTTACTGGATTCATGATGTCCTCTCTCGCACGCGGGCCAACTCAAGCGGCCAGCGGCATTAGCCGACGAAGGGATTGGCGAAGAGGAACCAGAAACCGAAAGCCAAAATGATGAAGGGGAAGGACTCCATCAAGCCAGCAAAGATAAAGGTATTCACCAAGAGCTGGGGGCGCATTTCCGGCTGCCGGGTAATACCTTCAATCGTCTTGGAGGTGATCAAACCCCAACCGATGGCCGAACCGAGGCCCGCGGCGCCAAAGATGATGCCCACGGCGATGGCAGTCGCTGCAACGATAATGGTATGTGCGTCCATGTGTAGACTCCTCGAAGTTAAGACAAAGAAAATTTAGTGGTCTTGCATATTGGCCATGCCCAGGTACACCACCGTCAAGACGGTAAAGATGAAGGCCTGCAGCATGATGATCAGAGATTCAAAAAGGGACCAGACCTCACCCAAGACCAGCGTCCCCCACCAGGGCAAGAGGGCTAGGAGGAGGAACACCAACTCGCCGGCAAACATGTTGCCGAAAAGTCGCAGGGCAAGACTGAGGGGCTTGGTGATCTCCTCAATCGCCGTCATGATGATGTTCACGGGCACCAAGTACTTACCGAAAGGATGGGTGAGATACGTCTTGAAGTAGGCAAAACCCTTTACACGCAAACTGGTAAAGATGGTCAAGGCAAAGACTGTGATCGCCACGGCGAAAGTAGTGTTGAGGTTCACCGTGGGCGTGATCCGAAAATGCTCTATCCCGAACCAACCCGTCACGACGCCTGGCAGATAAGCCGGAATGACATCCATACTGTTCATCAGCAGGATCCAGAGGAATACGGTCAAGGCAACGGGCGCAATCAGGGGATCACGCACGGGGAAGCTATCGGTAACCAGCTTATCAATGAATTCTACCGTCCCTTCGAGCCAGGACTGCATACCCGCCGGTGCACCAGCCCGCAGGCGGCTCCCAACGACCATGGCGGTAATCACCAGAATGGCGGCCATGATCCAGCCCACAAGGATGGTATCGAGGTCAAAGGTCCAGAAGCCCTGGCCAACCGTCCAGTTGGTCAGGTGGTGGGCGATGTCGCCAGATGCCACGTGTCATCTCCTTTTCCTGCTGCGTTCCCGCAACATGAAGCCTAAGTATACGAAATGGGCGAGCAAAAACCCGATCACCAAGCCGGGAACCGGCAGCTTGAGCCAGGCTACCGCCAGCAACAATGCCACAATGGTGAAGACCCAACGCTGCAGCACCGCCCCACCGAGCCGCTTGCCAGCGGCTGCAGGTGCAACGGGGAGCGCCAAAAGACGGCTTCCCAAAATGAGCATGTTGATGACGCTCAATAAGGCGGCGTAGAGTACGGCCCAAGCCTCCGTGACACTCCAACGCCACGCGCAGAGGGCAGCAATGAGGAGGGCCAGAACCAGTACCCACGCGGCGACGCGGCCTACATAGGCCGAAATCGCCCAGGAGGCCGTAGATGGTGGTCGTTCTTGCACCGGCCTCACCGCAAATTGGCAGCGAGTCTAAACAGGCACTCGGGCGAGGTCAAGAGCACGACGCCGCATCGTCCCCGAGGCCCAGACGTTGCCATAGCGCCTCGGCCTCCGCCGTATTGCGCCAGCGCAAACGCAACTCCCCGCCCTCGCCGCGCGCCGTCAATCGCACCGACAGGCCCAGAACGGACTCTATCTGCTGGCGCAATGCATCCAGGTTGGGGTCTGCCCGGATGGACTTCGCGCTTTTATCCGCCTCCGCTTGCAAGCGCTGGACCAAGCGCTCTGTCTGGCGCACATTCAGCGCTCCGGCGACGATCTCGGCAGCGGCGCGGCGCTGTGCGGCAGGCGACAAGGACAACAAGGCGCGGGCATGACCCGCACTCAGGGCACCGGAAGCCAAATGCGGCGCCAGCGTGGCATCAAGACGGAGCAGACGCAGTTGATTACTAATGGCGGCACGCGAACGCCCCAGGGCCTGCGCCAAAGCCTCATGGCTGAGGCGAAACTCTTCCACCAAGCGCTGCAAGGCAGCCGCTTCTTCCAGGGGGTCGAGATCCTGGCGCTGGATATTTTCGATGACGCCAATCACCAGGGCCTGTTGCTCCGATGCCTCACGGATCAGTGCGGGGATCTCGCGCAGGCCAGCGCGTTGTGCCGCCCGCCAGCGTCGTTCGCCAGCGAGAATTTCATAACGCCCGCCTGGCTCGGCACGGACCAGGATCGGCTGCAGCACGCCCTCCGCCCGAATCGAGTCGGCCAACTCGCTCAAGGCCACATCATCGAAGTGCTTGCGCGCCTGATGCACTCCGGGATGCAACAGGTCCACAGGTAGGTGACGCAGGGTACTGGTTTCGCGGTTACCCGCAAACAGGGCATCCAAGCCCCGTCCCAAGGCGGCGGGTTTCTTACTCACGGGCGTTGCTCACGTTGGAGAAATTCTTGCGCAAGGAGACGATAGGCCTCAGCGCCTGCACACTGCGGATCGTAGTCGATGGCGGCACGCCCAAAACTCGGCGCCTCGGCCAAACGCACATTGCGCGGGACGATAACACGGTACAAGCGCTCGGGAAAATGCTGCTCCAACTCCCGACTGACCTCGGTGGTGAGACGATTACGCGCATCGAACATGGTGCGCAGCAGACCATCTACCTCCAGCCCTGGGTGCAATTGCGCCCGTACTCGCCGCAAGGTGTCGAGAAGTTGGGTGAGGCCCTCCAGGGCAAAATATTCACATTGCATGGGAATCAACACACGATCTGCCGCCACCAGGGCATTGAGGGTCAGCAGACCCAGGGAAGGGGGACAGTCGATGAATACGTAATCCCAGTCCTGGGTTTGCTGCAGAGTGCGCCGCAAGCGAAATTCGCGCCCCTCCTTCCCAGCCAACTCCAACTCCAGCGCTGCCAGATCTGCACTGGCTGCCACCAGAGAGAGCGCTCCCCAGCTTTGCGCTACCGCCGCGAGATCCGCTTCTTCGAGCAACAAATGATAGACGTTGGGCCAACGCCCTTTTTCGCCGCCCAGACCCGTAGTCGCATTACCCTGGGGATCGAGGTCGACCACGAGCACGCGCTTGCCCAAAGCAGCGAGGGCGGCAGCCAGATTCACTGCCGTGGTCGTCTTTCCGACGCCACCTTTCTGGTTGGCTATGGCCACAACCCGCATCGTCTAGCTCTCCGTGCCTCTGCGCTCCAAGGATACCGATTGCGACGTAGCGCGACCAGTAATTTGGCCATCCTCATTCTCGATATCCGCGCAAAGCACAAAGCGTGGGGGTTGATGCGGAATCCTGAGCGGGTGCACACGGAAGCGCTCGGCCCAAATCGGCGCCAACCGTTCCATTTCCGCGGACCAAGCGGGTCCCTTTGCCAGAAGCAGGCTGACCCCCGGACGGAGGCAGCCCTGCAGCAGCGACAAAAAATCTGCCAGCTCGGCAGTGGCACGACTGACCAAGACCATTTCCGGCACGCAAGATAAGGTCTCAGCGCGGGTTGGAAGTACGTCCACGTTCTCCAAACCCAATAGCAGCAAAACATGACGCAAGAAGGCGACGCGCTTGCCCGCCGGCTCAACCAATACAAAGGGCTGTTGCGGGCGGACAATCGCCATTGGGATACCGGGCAAGCCAGCACCACTGCCAATATCATAGACCGGACGCACCGGTGGCAGATAAGGCAGCAATGCCAAACTATCGAGTAGGTGCCGATGCAGGGCGACCTCGGCGTCGTGAATGGCGCTCAGGTTATGCACCTTGTTCCAGCGCAATAATTCCGCCAGGTATTGGAGCAGGCGCAGGCGTGCTTGCTCGTCGAGCTGTGCGTCCAACTGCATTGCCTGCAACCCTTGATCCAGGACTCGGCGCAGTCCCTCGCCATCGCTCGAAGCCAACACCGGCATTCAGCTCGCTGCGGCCCAGTGGTGACGTTTCACGTGAATCAGCAGAAGCGAGACCGCCGCCGGCGTGATGCCAGGGATCCGACTTGCCTCCCCCACCGTGCCCGGCTTTTGCCGCTGCAATCGCTGCCGCACCTCCGTGGAAAGGCCCGCAATCCGACCATAGTCGAGGTCTGCCGGAATCTCCATCGCCTCCCAGCGCAGGTTGCGCTCCACCTCTTCCACTTGGCGCTGCACATAGCCGGCATATTTGCAGTCGATTTCCAACACCGCCGCCAAGCTGGGGGGCAGCGGCTCCGCAACCGCACAATCGGCAAGGAGATCTGCATATCCGATCTCTGGCCGCCGCAACAATTCCCACAGACTGTGGTCGCGCCGTAGCGGCTGCGGCAGACGCCCCATCAACCGCTGTGCCGCTGCCGAATCCGCACTGATGCGGATGGTTTCCAAGCGCTGCCGCTCGGCCTGCAGAGCGGACTGTTTCTCCCGGAAGCACTGCCAACGCCCCTCGTCGACCAAGCCCAACTCGCGTCCGACCGGCGTCAGGCGCTGGTCGGCATTGTCTTCGCGCAGGCGCAGGCGATACTCGGCGCGACTGGTAAACATGCGGTAGGGTTCATCCAATCCACGGGTGACGAGGTCGTCCACCATGACTCCGAGGTAGGCCTCGTGCCGACCTGGACACCAGCCTGCTTCCCCTCGTACCCAGCGTGCAGCATTGATGCCCGCAAGCAGGCCCTGCGCCGCTGCCTCCTCATAGCCCGTGGTCCCGTTGATCTGACCGGCACAGAAAAGTCCGCGCAGAAGCTGGCTCTGCAACTGCGGGGTCAGGGCGCGGGGGTCGAGATAGTCGTACTCGATGGCATAGCCCGGACGCAGCAAAATGGCGTTTTCCAGACCCTGCATACTGCGCACCAAGGCCTCCTGCACCGGGAAGGGAAGACTGGTAGAGATGCCGTTGGGGTAGACCTCGTGCGTACGTAAGCCTTCGGGCTCCAGGAAGATTTGGTGGGCTGCCTTGTCGGCGAAGCGCACGATCTTGTCTTCAATGGACGGGCAGTAGCGTGGTCCTTTCGACTGGATATGTCCGCCGTACATGGCCGAGTGTTGCAGATTGTCCGCGATGATGCGATGCGTCTCGGCATTGGTGTAGGTGATGTAGCAGGGGCGTTGCTCTACCTCAATATGGTCCGTGAGAAAAGAGAAGGGCGGTGCAGGATCGTCGCCGGGCTGCATTTCCAGCACTGAGTAATCGATACTGCGGCCGTCGATCCGTGGCGGCGTCCCGGTCTTCAGCCGCCCAACAGGAAATTGTAGGGCGCGCAGACGCTCGGCGAGGGCGTTGGCCGGGGCATCGCCGGCCCGCCCAGCAGGAACGCTTTGATCGCCAATGTGGATGCGACCGGCGAGGAAGGTTCCCGTCGTCAGGACCACCGCCCGGGCGCGAAACTCCTGCCCATTCTCCAAACGCACTCCAGCCACGGCGTTATCTGCGACCAGTAGATCTCCGACGCTGCCCTGAAAGATTTGCAGCGTCGGCAACTCCTCCAGCAACTCGCGCACCGCGAGTTTGTACAAGGTGCGATCTGCTTGCGCGCGGGTGGCACGCACTGCCGGCCCCTTACGCGCATTGAGGATGCGAAACTGAATCCCGGCACGGTCGATGGCACGCGCCATGATGCCGCCGAGGGCGTCGATTTCCTTGACCAGATGCCCTTTGCCAATGCCACCAATGGCCGGGTTGCAGGACATCTGCCCGATGGTATCGATATTTTGCGTGAGGAGCAGGCAGGAGGCACCACTGCGCGCAGCCGCCGCTGCTGCCTCGATACCGGCATGGCCCGCACCTACCACAATGACAGAAAAAGTGTTTTTCATAGCTCGGGATTATCCTGCGCTCCTCGCCGGGGGGCAAGGCATCGTAAAAGCGCTGTTTGCTGAAGAAGGACGACGCGCTATGCTAAAAACTGATTTCTTGCCTAATTGCTGCCGCTATGAACCGTGCCTCCTCCGCCGAGAATGACGACCTCACCACTTTATTGCCAGAGCGCTTTGGGCTGGATTTGCAAAGCTTTCTCGCTGGAATTTTTGCCGGGGACTTTGAAGCCGTTAACAATCCCGAGAAACAGATTTTTCTCGCCAATTCTCCCCAGGAGGCGGTAGTTTACGGCGCGGACCCACAAGACGCAGGGAGTCGCTGGGTGTTTCGCGGCTGGCAGGATGACGCGTTGTGTTTTTCTCCCTTGGCACCGGAAACGGATACTCCTGAGAGAGGTTCCGTGTTGATTGTCATGGAAACCGAGCAACATATCATCGGCTTTCTCAGCACCTTCCACGGCGGGCCCCATCAGGTTGCACAACCAGCACAGATACTGCGCCGCCTGGCGCGCAAGAAGAGACGCTTGGCGGTGCGCGGGTCGGTCCTGTTGCGCAGCCGGGCGAATCAGGCCCTGCGAGCCAGAATCCATGACTTCAGCCCGCGTGGCATCAGCTTTGTGCTGGAGAGCTACCAAATTACTGCGGGAGAAAGCCTACTGGCCACTGTCGAGCTGGACGGTTGTGGCAGCTGCGACGTCATTGTCACGGTGCGCAGAAAGGAGCGCTTCGGCAGCACCAGCAGTCTCGTTGCCGCGACCTTCCAGAGCACGACCGAGCAAACCCTCCGCCTGCAGCAACTTTTTCAATGTGCGCTGGGCTAGGCTTCGTGGCGAATGCGTGGCAGGAGCTGGGTGAGATTGCAGGGGCGATGACGCAGATCGAGTTGGGGCAGGATCATCTGGCTCACCCCCAACCGTACCGCCCCAGTGGAGCCAGGTAACAGGAAAAACAAGGTACCAGAACAGATTGCCGCCTCGGCACGCGACTGAATGGTGCTGGTGCCAATCTCCTGATAGGAAAGAAAGCGGAACAGCTCGCCAAAGCCGGGGATAGGCTTCGTGACCAAAGGCGCCATGGCCTCGGGACAGACATCGCGGCCAGTAAGGCCGGTACCACCCGTGCTCACTACCACATCCACTTGCGCCGCATCGATCCAGGCCTGCATCTGTGCCCGCAACGCAAGCAGATCATCCGCAACGATGGCGCGCGCCTCGATTCGGTGTCCTGCCTCGCGCAGCAGCGCCGCGGCCGCATCGCCTGACTTGTCGGTATCTGGAGTACGGGTATCCGACGCCGTCAAGACCGCCACACCTAAAGGTTGAAATTCTACAGCCTCCATCAATCCTCCAGATCCTCGTCGCCGCGGCGTTCGCCGCGCAGCCCAATGCCAAGATTCTTCAACTTTCGGTAGAGGTGGGTGCGCTCCAGCCCAGCGACTTCCGCAGTGCGTGCGATATTCCAGTCATTGCGGGCCAGGTGATATTCGAGAAAGGCGCGCTCGAAGCGCTCCCGCGCGCGTTTGAGGGTGCCGCCAAAATCCTCGGGGGAGGCATTGCCGAGTGGTGCCAAACGTTGATCCAGACCCAAGGCACCCTCGACCTCTTCGGCACTGACTTCTGGACCCTCGCTGAGGATCATCAGGCGCTCCACCAAGTTCTGCAGTTCCCGCACATTGCCGGGCCAGGGATAGTGGCGCAGGACCTCCATGGCCTCGGGCAAGAACTGACGTCGGCTCAGCCCATCGCGACGCCGATGTAGCGTCATGAATTCTTCGACAAGCTCGGGGATGTCGGCGCTGCGTTGCCCCAGGGTAGGCACATGCAAGGGGAGCGCTTGCAGGCGATAGAAAAGGTCCTGGCGGAAATTTCCTTCGGCTACGGCCTTCTGCAGATCTCGCGCGCTACCGGCAATGACCCGCACATCCACCGCCACCGGTGTGGTCCCCCCTACCCGTAGGATGCGTCGCTCTTGCAGGGCAGAAACCAGGCG
The window above is part of the Acidithiobacillus acidisediminis genome. Proteins encoded here:
- the mnmG gene encoding tRNA uridine-5-carboxymethylaminomethyl(34) synthesis enzyme MnmG, which codes for MKNTFSVIVVGAGHAGIEAAAAAARSGASCLLLTQNIDTIGQMSCNPAIGGIGKGHLVKEIDALGGIMARAIDRAGIQFRILNARKGPAVRATRAQADRTLYKLAVRELLEELPTLQIFQGSVGDLLVADNAVAGVRLENGQEFRARAVVLTTGTFLAGRIHIGDQSVPAGRAGDAPANALAERLRALQFPVGRLKTGTPPRIDGRSIDYSVLEMQPGDDPAPPFSFLTDHIEVEQRPCYITYTNAETHRIIADNLQHSAMYGGHIQSKGPRYCPSIEDKIVRFADKAAHQIFLEPEGLRTHEVYPNGISTSLPFPVQEALVRSMQGLENAILLRPGYAIEYDYLDPRALTPQLQSQLLRGLFCAGQINGTTGYEEAAAQGLLAGINAARWVRGEAGWCPGRHEAYLGVMVDDLVTRGLDEPYRMFTSRAEYRLRLREDNADQRLTPVGRELGLVDEGRWQCFREKQSALQAERQRLETIRISADSAAAQRLMGRLPQPLRRDHSLWELLRRPEIGYADLLADCAVAEPLPPSLAAVLEIDCKYAGYVQRQVEEVERNLRWEAMEIPADLDYGRIAGLSTEVRQRLQRQKPGTVGEASRIPGITPAAVSLLLIHVKRHHWAAAS
- a CDS encoding ParB/RepB/Spo0J family partition protein — translated: MSKKPAALGRGLDALFAGNRETSTLRHLPVDLLHPGVHQARKHFDDVALSELADSIRAEGVLQPILVRAEPGGRYEILAGERRWRAAQRAGLREIPALIREASEQQALVIGVIENIQRQDLDPLEEAAALQRLVEEFRLSHEALAQALGRSRAAISNQLRLLRLDATLAPHLASGALSAGHARALLSLSPAAQRRAAAEIVAGALNVRQTERLVQRLQAEADKSAKSIRADPNLDALRQQIESVLGLSVRLTARGEGGELRLRWRNTAEAEALWQRLGLGDDAASCS
- a CDS encoding PilZ domain-containing protein, which produces MNRASSAENDDLTTLLPERFGLDLQSFLAGIFAGDFEAVNNPEKQIFLANSPQEAVVYGADPQDAGSRWVFRGWQDDALCFSPLAPETDTPERGSVLIVMETEQHIIGFLSTFHGGPHQVAQPAQILRRLARKKRRLAVRGSVLLRSRANQALRARIHDFSPRGISFVLESYQITAGESLLATVELDGCGSCDVIVTVRRKERFGSTSSLVAATFQSTTEQTLRLQQLFQCALG
- the rsmG gene encoding 16S rRNA (guanine(527)-N(7))-methyltransferase RsmG, with translation MPVLASSDGEGLRRVLDQGLQAMQLDAQLDEQARLRLLQYLAELLRWNKVHNLSAIHDAEVALHRHLLDSLALLPYLPPVRPVYDIGSGAGLPGIPMAIVRPQQPFVLVEPAGKRVAFLRHVLLLLGLENVDVLPTRAETLSCVPEMVLVSRATAELADFLSLLQGCLRPGVSLLLAKGPAWSAEMERLAPIWAERFRVHPLRIPHQPPRFVLCADIENEDGQITGRATSQSVSLERRGTES
- the atpB gene encoding F0F1 ATP synthase subunit A; amino-acid sequence: MASGDIAHHLTNWTVGQGFWTFDLDTILVGWIMAAILVITAMVVGSRLRAGAPAGMQSWLEGTVEFIDKLVTDSFPVRDPLIAPVALTVFLWILLMNSMDVIPAYLPGVVTGWFGIEHFRITPTVNLNTTFAVAITVFALTIFTSLRVKGFAYFKTYLTHPFGKYLVPVNIIMTAIEEITKPLSLALRLFGNMFAGELVFLLLALLPWWGTLVLGEVWSLFESLIIMLQAFIFTVLTVVYLGMANMQDH
- the atpA gene encoding F0F1 ATP synthase subunit alpha — translated: MQQLNPSEISDLIRARIAGFEGRVETRSQGTITSLSDGILRIHGLEDVMYGEMLELPGGKYGLALNLERDNVGAVVLGEFSGLEEGDVVKCTGKVMQVPIGKSLLGRVVNSLGQALDGKGPIEAEAYDVLEKIAPGVIDRQSVDEPMQTGVKAIDAMVPIGRGQRELIIGDRQTGKTAVAVDAILNQKGQNVYCIYVAVGQKASTVASVVRKLEEYGAMEYTTVVSANASDSAAMQYLAPYAGCTMGEYFRDRGMDALIIYDDLSKQAWAYRQISLLLRRPPGREAYPGDVFYLHSRLLERAARVNADFVASKTNGAVQGKTGSLTALPIIETQAGDVSAFVPTNVISITDGQIYLESDLFNSGIRPAINAGLSVSRVGGAAQTKVIKKLGGGIRLDLAQYRELAAFAQFASDLDEITRKQIERGKRVTELLKQDQYSPMSVAEQAISLFAASSGALDDVEVAKVRPFEKALLAYMHSNHQATVDALEEKKALTDEIKAELEAALKQFKSTASY
- a CDS encoding F0F1 ATP synthase subunit B, with product MNPVSINGTLIIQLITFVILVILLYKYLYGPLRRVMEDRSTKIADGLAAAERGQQELDLAQKRAAEILREAKEKAGEIIAMAERRGIEMREEAQVKAREEADRIIAAARAEIDVEENRAREQLRGEVVRLVIDGSQQILHREINADNHRDIVDRLVAQL
- a CDS encoding ParA family protein produces the protein MRVVAIANQKGGVGKTTTAVNLAAALAALGKRVLVVDLDPQGNATTGLGGEKGRWPNVYHLLLEEADLAAVAQSWGALSLVAASADLAALELELAGKEGREFRLRRTLQQTQDWDYVFIDCPPSLGLLTLNALVAADRVLIPMQCEYFALEGLTQLLDTLRRVRAQLHPGLEVDGLLRTMFDARNRLTTEVSRELEQHFPERLYRVIVPRNVRLAEAPSFGRAAIDYDPQCAGAEAYRLLAQEFLQREQRP
- a CDS encoding ATP synthase subunit I, whose protein sequence is MQERPPSTASWAISAYVGRVAAWVLVLALLIAALCAWRWSVTEAWAVLYAALLSVINMLILGSRLLALPVAPAAAGKRLGGAVLQRWVFTIVALLLAVAWLKLPVPGLVIGFLLAHFVYLGFMLRERSRKRR
- the moaB gene encoding molybdenum cofactor biosynthesis protein B; amino-acid sequence: MEAVEFQPLGVAVLTASDTRTPDTDKSGDAAAALLREAGHRIEARAIVADDLLALRAQMQAWIDAAQVDVVVSTGGTGLTGRDVCPEAMAPLVTKPIPGFGELFRFLSYQEIGTSTIQSRAEAAICSGTLFFLLPGSTGAVRLGVSQMILPQLDLRHRPCNLTQLLPRIRHEA
- a CDS encoding F0F1 ATP synthase subunit delta, with amino-acid sequence MSDFNTLARPYAEALFEMAAVGAATNAWDDALQALASWVQDKDARAFLSDPERADADKVAFLAGIPVSVDAEGWRRFVQLLIDNERWPLATEIADLFRAALRRAKGELDVLVISAYALDAGQKAAVTSAMERRHPGMQVTLRESLDPDLLGGVVIRAGDESIDASVRGQLEQLAQNLRN
- the atpE gene encoding F0F1 ATP synthase subunit C; translated protein: MDAHTIIVAATAIAVGIIFGAAGLGSAIGWGLITSKTIEGITRQPEMRPQLLVNTFIFAGLMESFPFIILAFGFWFLFANPFVG